A window of Salvia splendens isolate huo1 chromosome 8, SspV2, whole genome shotgun sequence genomic DNA:
AACATTTAAAAGCCTGCTTTCTGTATATGGGAATTTTCTCTCAAAATTATGAGATCCCAACTTCCAAACTTGTCAGAATGTGGGCTGCTGAGGGATTCCTCGAACCTAATCCATCCCAAACTTTGAAAGATTTTGCCATGGATTGTTTGGCAGAGCTTGTTGACAAAAGTCTAGTCATGGTTTGCAAGAAGGGCATGAAGGTCAAAGTCAAGACTTGCCGCCTTCATTCTGTATTTTGGCACCTATCTAACAGCGAAAGCGGTGAGGTGCAAGTTTTTCCTCACACTGAATGTTGATGTCCATAATTCAGTCGAAAGTATAGAGGCATATCGCAGGTTGTGCATTCGCAATGCAGTCCTATTCAGCCTCAAAGATTTGCAAGATTCAATCATGTCAATCTCGCGTATACATTCTTTGCTCTATACTGGTCCTCACCATCAATATCCAGTACCGATATCTTTCACTTTAAAGTTCCTAAGGGTACTCTATGCTCTTATGATCCGCTTTATGAGTTTCCAGTTGAAGTAGTGAAACTAACTCAACTAACCTTTCTTGCACTCACTTGCAACGGGGAATTGCCAGGTTCCATATCCAAACTTCAGAAACTTCAGCATTTGACTGTCGGCTGGCATCTGAGCATCAAGTCACGAGAACATTCTTCACATTTGCCAGCAGAAATTTGGGATATGAAGGAATTAAACCATCTTCAGATCGAGGGAGGGCGCTTACAGAATCCCAGTTCCGACACTATTTTACCTAAACTCTTGACACTCTTAGAGGTGGATGCTCAAAGCTGCACCAAGAAGGTCCTCCAGAAAATCCCCAATCTGAAGAAGTTTGGAATTCAAATCGAATTGGAACCAGATGATGACAACAGTAAAAGCTTCCAATGTTTGAATCGTATCTCTCGTCTCCGTAGACTAGAGTCACTTAAATGTGTCGTGTTGAATCCTGACCTTGCCCCTGATGTTGTCCCCCCGCCCGCTCCTCGTTCGATGTTTCCATCGGGTCTTAAAAAACTGAGTCTGAGTGGGCTTGGATATCCATGGAAGAACATGAGTATAATAGGTAATTTGGAGAATCTTGAGGTGCTCAAATTGCAATGCTATGCCTTTCAAAGGCCGGGATGGGAAACGAATTACCGCGACTTTAGAAATCTAAAATATCTTGTGATTGAAGATACAGATCTGGTCTGCTGGAAACTCACAGTACCCAGCTTCCTAAAGCTTGAGCATATAAGCATTAAACACTGCTACAATTTTGAAGAGCTTCCTCTCAATACTGTATCCTCTGTGAAAATGATTGAAGTAGATGACTGCAACTCTGTGGTTATGAAATGGGCAGAGGAAATGAAAGCGAAGCACGCATGGAATGTTTATGGTATGCCAGCTCGTAAAAATCAAGTCACTTGTTCATGGGATGCTGGTAAGAAATTCAAGTAAAGTAAGATCATTTTCACTTTAATTAGATTTAACTAGCTACTTAAAGTTAAACTTTCTCCTTTTATGGTTTTTGCATGTTTGGCATagtaagaaaagaaaaaaaagtttttattaACCGATATATGAtgacgaaaaaggaaattgagCCTATTCATccctaaaatcatgaacttaaGACAGAAATATGCTTTTTCTCATAAACTTTTAACCTGTGTTTATAGTCAGATGTAGTATGTGAttctcaaatgaacataaatACACTTACATTAAATCTTTGAAGGATTAAACAGATCAAGATTTGTAGGCATATAGAACTATCAAACCCAATTTCCTTATTCCTCcattaatgaaataaatatctcTACCATTGTTTCTGACCAGAACAATTCATTAACTGAATAACTGGAAATAGCTTTGTTAAAAGcattcgaaaaaagaaaaacttaTGTAAACCGTAAACATTTCTAACTTGCTATATCTCTTGTTACAAAAGTACACCATAAAAAAACTTATGTGCCTAGATGAAGAAAACAAGGCTTTTTCTCAAGTAAATACCTCAAAAACTCAAAGCATAACTCAATCGTGGAGGTCGCGGTGAAGAAGCACCATCCCCGACTTGATCCTCTACAAGAGCTTTCCAGGTTGCTGTGTTCCGCTTCTCATCATTACACAGAACTCCTCGTAGTTGATCCTTCCATCCTGTCAAGTGCAACCTCATAAGTTCCGCGCCCGCCACAAACATAACAAAATATGTCTATATTAAGGTAACTTACATTATCTGTATCCACCTCCGAAATTATTTCCCTGATGCTGCCCTCATCCCCTATACCATACTCCTTCATAGCAGTTTCCAGTTCATCTCTTGTGATACAGCTGAAATCAATCAAGTCATGCATTATGCTTCAACTTTGTATaacaaaattgatttttttgtagTACCAATGAGACTAACAAGGGGCATACATGATTTCCTTTCACTTAAACAATTTCTAGGCTTACCCGCTACCATCCCTGTCAAAATATTGAAATGCACTGAACAGATGCTCGTCCTTCTCCAGCTTATGTCTGTGCATTGTTGCAGTGATAAATTCTTCGTAGTCGATAGTCCCATTTCCATCAACATCAGCCTGTATTAAGATAGAAGTAGTTTAGGGTGGTGGCAAAGCTAATGAAGGCTGACTACTTTCCATATAAAAGTGTGATACTCACAGCTTCCATGAGTTGCTTTACTTCAAATTCTGACAATTTGGACCCAAGCCGTGCCAATCCAGATTTCAATTCTTCATAAGTGATTGAGCCACTACTGTCAGTGTCGATATTCATGAACGTAGCTTTAAGACCTTTAATTTCTTCTGTGGATAAACTTTGTGCAATGACCTGCAAAAAATCTCAA
This region includes:
- the LOC121743854 gene encoding uncharacterized protein LOC121743854 isoform X2, coding for MKELNHLQIEGGRLQNPSSDTILPKLLTLLEVDAQSCTKKVLQKIPNLKKFGIQIELEPDDDNSKSFQCLNRISRLRRLESLKCVVLNPDLAPDVVPPPAPRSMFPSGLKKLSLSGLGYPWKNMSIIGNLENLEVLKLQCYAFQRPGWETNYRDFRNLKYLVIEDTDLVCWKLTVPSFLKLEHISIKHCYNFEELPLNTVSSVKMIEVDDCNSVVMKWAEEMKAKHAWNVYGMPARKNQVTCSWDAGKKFK